The Phyllopteryx taeniolatus isolate TA_2022b chromosome 17, UOR_Ptae_1.2, whole genome shotgun sequence genome window below encodes:
- the mpzl1l gene encoding myelin protein zero-like 1 like, whose amino-acid sequence MDHKRHDTLSTRVLLAGFVVLILSASTPTLAIEIFTESEVIVENGTACVLRCTFKSNEVVSSHITVAWNFQSSQPDNPFSKAPYVFFYFYDGKPAPAQEEFKDRVQFIGDINKRDVSIRLNPAQFSDNGTYFCDVKNPPDYKGTPARTELRVVLRESLPRGSTTVIVGAVCGVLALLLLILVAVCVIMKVLHNRHDYEGCINLENARTPPPQPIKKTEPKLEAPTSTSPPGQVQGPVIYVQLDHSGSKNSFHKMEPVVYADIRKN is encoded by the exons CCTCGACGCCGACGCTGGCCATCGAAATCTTCACTGAGTCCGAGGTAATTGTGGAGAACGGGACGGCGTGCGTGCTCCGTTGCACCTTCAAGTCCAACGAGGTGGTCAGCAGCCATATCACCGTCGCCTGGAACTTCCAGTCCAGTCAGCCCGACAATCCGTTCTCCAAGGCGCCGTATGTG TTCTTTTACTTTTACGACGGGAAGCCGGCCCCAGCACAGGAGGAGTTCAAAGACCGGGTGCAGTTCATCGGCGACATCAACAAGAGGGACGTGTCCATAAGACTGAACCCGGCGCAGTTCAGCGACAACGGCACCTACTTTTGCGACGTGAAGAATCCGCCCGACTACAAGGGCACGCCGGCTCGAACGGAATTGCGCGTGGTCTTGAGAG AATCTCTTCCTCGGGGCAGCACTACCGTCATCGTGGGAGCGGTGTGCGGCGTTTTGGCTTTGCTGTTGCTCATCCTCGTGGCTGTCTGTGTCATCATGAAGGTGCTTCACAACCGCCACGATTATGAAGG CTGTATAAACTTGGAAAACGCGCGCACCCCGCCTCCGCAGCCCATAAAGAAGACGGAGCCCAAGCTGGAGGCCCCCACGAGTACCAGCCCCCCGGGCCAAGTGCAG GGCCCGGTGATATACGTCCAGTTGGACCACTCGGGCAGCAAAAACTCCTTCCACAAGATGGAGCCGGTGGTCTACGCCGACATCCGCAAAAACTGA